From Hydra vulgaris chromosome 15, alternate assembly HydraT2T_AEP, one genomic window encodes:
- the LOC100211833 gene encoding aspartate aminotransferase, mitochondrial isoform X2, translating into MVLLAKRLVLNPTKFAITRLSSFWSHVEEGPPDVILGITEAFKRDSNPNRINLGVGAYRDEQGKPYVLPCVRKAEAQIFEELRDKEYAGITGVPDFLKGTAKLALSDKGGVISNGLNTTVQALSGTGSLRIGAAFLQRFYPGSKVVYISTPSWGNHYPIFKDSGMDFKSYRYYDKKTCGFDAAGCFEDLSNIPNKSIVLLHACAHNPTGVDPTPEQWKELSHIIKKKNHYPFFDMAYQGFASGNVDRDAFAVRLFLEDGHTPCVAQSYAKNMGLYGERVGAFSVVCESPKEAKAVESQLKILIRPMYSNPPIHGARIVGKILNSPELYNEWLIEVKGMADRIISVRKMLRENLTKEGSSHDWQHITNQIGMFCFTGLKPEQVEQLTKNYSIYLTKDGRISMAGVTSHNVGYLAKAIHEVTK; encoded by the exons ctcgTTCTGGTCTCATGTCGAAGAAGGTCCTCCTGATGTAATTCTTGGAATAACTGAGGCATTTAAAAGAGATTCAAATCCCAACAGAATAAATTTAGGTGTTGGTGCATACAGAGATGAACAAGGAAAGCCCTATGTCCTACCATGTGTTCGCAAG gctGAAGCTCAAATTTTTGAAGAATTGCGCGATAAAGAATATGCAGGTATCACTGGTGTTcctgattttttaaaaggaacAGCAAAACTGGCATTATCTGATAAGGGTGGCGTGATAAGCAATGGATTG aACACAACTGTTCAAGCTCTTTCTGGTACAGGATCTTTGAGAATTGGAGCTGCATTTTTG CAAAGATTTTATCCTGGCTCAAAAGTGGTATATATATCTACTCCATCATGGGGAAATCATTATCCAATCTTTAA agACTCCGGAAtggattttaaaagttatagatATTATGACAAAAAGACATGTGGATTTGATGCTGCAGGTTGTTTTGAAGACTTATCa aatataccTAACAAATCCATAGTATTGCTTCATGCATGTGCTCATAATCCGACTGGCGTTGATCCAact cCAGAACAATGGAAAGAGTTATCCCATATAATaaag aaaaaaaatcattatcccTTCTTCGATATGGCATATCAAGGTTTCGCAAGTGGTAATGTTGATCGAGATGCTTTTGCTGTTCGACTATTTCTTGAAGATGGTCATACACCTTGTGTTGCTCAGTCTTATGCCAAAAACATGGGTTTATatg gtgaGAGAGTTGGTGCGTTTAGTGTTGTATGTGAGTCACCTAAGGAAGCAAAAGCTGTTGAATCTCAGTTGAAAATCCTCATTCGTCCTATGTATTCTAATCCACCAATACATGGCGCTCGAATTGTTGGTAAAATATTAAACTCACCAGAGTTGTATAATGAATGGTTGATAGAAGTTAAAGGAATGGCTGATCGTATTATCTCTGTTAGAAAAATGTTGAGAGAAAATCTAACTAAAGAAg GCTCATCGCATGATTGGCAACATATAACTAATCAGAttggaatgttttgttttactGGCTTAAAACCTGAACAG gtTGAGCAATTGACTAAAAACTACTCTATCTACTTAACTAAAGACGGTCGTATATCTATGGCTGGTGTCACGTCACATAATGTTGGTTATCTGGCTAAAGCGATACACGAAGTCACGAAATAA